CATTATTATGGACTTTGTTGATTGTGATTTCCCATTTTGGGAAGAGGCTGATGGTAGTTTAACGTCATTTATAATCCCAGAAAAAATGCCTAATAATTCTTCAAATAATCAGGAAGAATTAATAGAGTTAATTTATAGTGAAGTACCTGATAATATTTTTGAGCTGATTGATACAGAATATGAGCCAGGCAAAAGTGTCATGTTGGCGAGAGAAGTTTGTTTAAAGTATTTTCCTATGATAGATATAGATAAGCTTATTTCAACAATATATCCAGATATATTAGTATTAAATGGTGATATTTTAATATTTCAGTGCTCAAGTAATGTTGGAGATGGAATGATTATATGTGCAGCTTATGCAGAGATATTACCAAATTATAAATTCGATGATTGGCATAATCACTAAGTCAGAATGTTAATTTTATGTGAAAACAAAAGTTGATCAAAATAAAAAAATTTATATTATCCACCATTTTAATTTAATGATTTAAATGTACTAAAGTTTGCTTTGCTATATTTTGATAAGGTAAATTTAATAATATAGAACTACAAGAGTTATTGAATCAAATTTCTATAGTAAAAAATGAATATATATCTTTAAGTAATAAAAAATCAAGATGAATTCTAATAATCTTGATTTTTTTTTGTGCAAGTGTTATTAAAAAATATTCTAAAGCAGTGTATAAGTCATCAAAATTTGGTCTAGAATTTGGATATAATTGTAAATTTGTATTTAGGGAGGTGAAGGACATATCAAAGAATATAGAATTGATGATGTTGACTTAAAAACTGCAAGAAACTTAAAAAAGGAAATCTGTGAAAAGTATAAGGTTATACCTATAAAAGAAAATATAAGTGAGGTTATAGTTTTAGCTTATAGAAAAACAGAAGAAGCACAGGAATATTTAAAATTTATATATAACAAAAATATTATCATTAAAGAAATTGAAGAAAATAATTATGAGAATTTAAAAGATATTATTTTTGGCGAAGAGGATAAAGATTTAGAAGATGTATTAATATGGAATGCAATAAAAGATAAGGCTAGTGATATACATTTGGAGCCTCAAAAAAATTGCGTTTTTGTACGTTATAGAATTAATGGAACTTTAGTGTTGGTTCATAAAATTGAGCATAAAGAATATGCTGTGCTGGTATCTAAAATAAAGGTAAAAGCCAATATGGACATAACTGAAAAACGAAAGCCTCAGGATGGAAAGATAGTTGTAACTTATAACAATCTGAAATACGACTTAAGAATATCTTCAATACCAGTAGTATATGGAGAGAAAATAGTTATAAGAATCTTGTATTGTGATAATTTTGCTTATAAACTTGAAGATTTAGGCTTCACAGAAGATAATGTTAAACTTATTAGAAAAATAATATCAATTAAGAATGGATTAATTTTAGCCTGTGGCCCAACTGGTTCAGGAAAAAGTTCTACTCTCTACACAATATTAAAGGAATTAGACTCAAAATCATTAAATATAACCACTCTGGAAGATCCCGTGGAAATTCTCCTTCCTAATATTAATCAAATGAGTTTAAATAAAAAGCTTAATATAGATTTTTCAAATGGACTTAGAAGTATATTAAGACAAGATCCTGATGTGATTATGATAGGTGAAATTAGGGATGAGGAGACGGCTAATATGGTAGTGCTAAATTTAAATTATAAGGAATAACATTGGTATTAGCAGTGTTATTGTTTGTGAAAAATTTGCTATTTTTATTATTAACACATTTTTAACACACTAATAATATCAATTGCTTTTTCCTCTTCTTTCTTTAACACATGTGTATATGTGTTAGCTGTTATATCTACTTTTGAATGTCCTAATAATTTAGAAACTGTTTTTAAAGGTGTTCTTGCCTCGAACTGCATTGTGGCATAAGTATGTCTAAGGGCGTGAAACTTCTTATAAGGTATATCTAATCTATTCAAAAAGGCTTTCCAACTCTTAGTTATATTAGTTGGATATAATAAGTTTCCGTTCTCTGTCAAAAAATATAAATCATCATATTTTTTATTATAACTAGATCCAGCTTTTAATTTATTTTTTAGTTTTTCTGTTTTTGCTGCAGCCAATATAGAAATAATAGAATTAGGAAGAGGTATTGATCTTATTGAATTTTTAGTTTTAGGGGTTTGAAGAACTTTTACTTTTTTTCGGGTATCACCATCTATTTCAGTATAGCATGCAACTATTTGGTTTATATTAATTCTATTATTTTCGATATCTATATCATTTTCACTAAGTCCTAGTATTTCACCTACTCTCATTCCAGTAGAAAATGCAATTATTGATATGGATTTTATTAAATATTCTTCGTTTGAATTTAGAATTTTAGTTAACTCTTCATTAGAGAATGTTTCAACTTCATTCTTAATTACTTCTTTAGATCCTGGAATAGTTACTTTTAAGCAAGGATTTCTAAGAGTGTAACCTTCATTAATAGCAAAATTAAGAAAATATTTTAAAATTTTATTAACTCTGTTAATACGGCTATAAGATTTTCCACTTTTATATAATTCGTTATAATACTTTTGTATATCAATAGCCTGAATATCTTTTATAACTTTATATGCAAATGGAGCAGGCTTTATATAGTTTCTAAATAAATCTTCATATCTATCTAATGTTGAAGCCTTAATATTATTTGAAACTATTTCAAAGAGCCACTCATGCATTATTGGATATAAAAATAATTTTTTGTCGACAACTAAACCATTATCCACACTCCTTTTATATTCCTCTAATTTTTGCTTAGCTTCTTTTTCATTTTTACCATAGAAAAACTTTCTTATAAGTTTTCCGTTGGAATCTCTACCAAAACTTGCAGAGATTCTAAAGTATTCTTTTCCATTCATAGTATAGTTAGTTTTATTTGCCATAAAATCATCCTTTCCTCAATGTTTGTTTATATGTAAAAAATATAAAAATCTATATTAAAACATATTTTTAATATTATAATAGGTATTACGTTCAGTTTGCTTGACATTTTTTACTTCATCTGAGTGCTATTTCTTATGTTTTATTGAAGCGTATTTATCTTTATTAATTCTTTTTGCATATTCAATGCCGTTTCTGATAGCGCTCTTTATTAATTCCCAGTCAGCATCATCAACTGGATTACCTGATAGCATTAAACTATCTTGTTTTTCTAATTCTGATATAGTAGCTTCAACCGTCTTTTCTATATCTCTCATATCCTTTTTGTTTAATTTAATTCCGTTAATATTTGAATGGTGTGCTTCATCAGCTTCTAGCTTTATAGAATCATTATTTTCATTTTCTGATAATAAATAATCAATAGTTACATCAAAAAAATCTGCTAATTTCTTTAGAGTTTCATTGCCAGTACCTTGTAAATTTTTCTCAACCATACCTATAGTAGAACGACTAATACCAATAATCTCAGAAAGTTCTTGTTGAGTTAATCCTTTCTGTTTTCTAAGTTTTTTTATTTTATCACCTAACACAATAATTTCACCTCTATGACAATTTTATCATAATTAATGACAAAATCAATAGGGAATTTGAGATAATGAAAGAAAATTTGAGAATGAGTGATTTATCTTTGATTTTTGTCATGATTTATGATAAAATAGAACTTTAAAATTGTCGGTAATTATGACATAATAAAGCTACACCAAGATAAATAAATCACCCAACAAAACAATAAAATCACTCAATAATTAAATGAACCAAAAGGAAGTGAAACAGATGAAAATTACACCAATAAGATTAAGAAGGTTAAATCTAGGAATTGAAGCTAAAGATGCAATTGACTCACTTAGAATAACACAAAGTACATTCTATAAATTGGAGCAAGGATGGACAAGTCCATCACCCCAGTTAATAAAAAGAATTGCAGATACTTATAAGTGTACTACTGATGAAATATTTAAAGATTTAAATATTATTGGTTAGAGGAGGATATATGGAAGAAATATTAATAGAAATATTAGAAACTTTAAAATCAGAAAGACCTAAAAAAATAACTTTTACGATTGCAGAAGCAGCAAATTATTCAGGAATCGGACAAGTTAAAATAAGAGAACTTATTAATAAACCTAATACTGATTTTCCGTTTTTTAAAGTTGGCGCAAGAGCGTTAATAGATAAAGCAGCTTTAGATAATTGGATGGAGAAAATAACGCAAGAGCATAGAGGATTATAAAGTATAAAAACTTACAATATGCAAATACTATTTCCATAAATTTATTTTAAGGAGATATATTTTCATGGAAGAATTATTAAAGCAAATTTTAGAAAGAATAAAAGATAATTCAAGAGCTACTATGACAGTTGTAGAATGTGCTCAGTATATTAAAGTAAATAAAGATAAAATTAGAGAACTTATCAATAAACCGAATAGTGATTTCCCATACTTTAAAAATGGAAGCAAAGTAATTATTAACAAGTCTCAATTAGATTCATGGTTAGATAAAATTTCAAGAGAACACAGAAACTTGTAAAGTATAAAAACTCACAGTATCATACTATTTTAATAATCTTATTAAGGAAATGGATATCATGACTAAAAGAATTAATTATGATAATATCACGGTAACTTGCAATGGCTCTCCAAGTAAAGAATCATTAATGAATTACTATAATTTATTAATCGACTATCACATAAGAAAATACGGAAAAAAAGTAGTAAAAAAAGCACTAGAAGAATTACTTAACGAAGACTAAAGAAGAATAGGCTGAAAAGCCTTAAGTTAAGAGTCAACATAATTTAATTTTTGAAATTGAAATAAATATAAGGAGGACAAGCTAAATGAGTAAATTAATACCATTAGAATTTAAGCAACAACGTATTATGACAACTAAGGTTTTAGCCGAAGAATTTGGGACAGAAGATAAAATAATTCAACAAAATTACAAAAGAAATGAGGAAAGATTCACTGAAGGGAAGCATTACTACAGGTTAACTGGTGATGAATTAAAAGAATTTAAAGCTAACCTTCATTTAGAAGGTAACCTTAAATTTGCTAGTGAATTAATTTTATGGACAGACCGAGGAGCAGCAAGACATGCAAAAATTCTTGATACAGATGAAGCCTGGGAAGTATATGAAGCATTAGAAGAAAACTATTTTAATCCAAAAGAAGAAAAACCAACGTGTATTGAAGATGTACTTATATCTAGTTTGCAGGAAATGAAAGCATTAAAAGGAGAAGTACAAGCTGTAAGAGTTGGAATACAAGAAACTAAAGATAAGATAGAGGGAATTAAAGAAGTAGTATCTCTTAATTCAACTGATTGGAAGAAAGATTCCAAAAATCTAATAGTAAAGATAGCACACAAGATTGGTGGAAACCAATTTATAAATGACGTATACAAAGAAATTTATACTAATTTAGAAAAAAGAGCAGGATGCCAATTAGAAATAAGACTTACAAATAAACGTAGAAGAATGGCAGAAGAGGGAGTTTGCAAATCAAAAAGAGATAAGTTGTCTAAGTTAGATGTTATAGGCGAAGATAAGAAGGTTTTAGAATGTTTTTTAGCTATAACCAAAGAGATAGCAATTAAATATGGAGTATAGGAGGAAATGATAAATGGAAAATAAAGAAATAGAAAAATTACAAGAACTATGTAAACCAGTAACAGAGTATTTAAAAAATAATTGGGATCCACATTGTACAGTAGTTATTACAGATAATCATATTAAATTGGTTAGAGATGAAATAGGTTGTCCAATGAGAAGTGATGACTAAGTAGTATTTAGCCATCACTAAGAGATTAAACTCTATGATAAGGATGAATTTTATCAAATCTAGCCAAAGCAGAGCCTAGGGATGGAGAATTAATAAAATCAATGTAGTGTGATTCTGATACATTCATATACGCATAAACAGAACCATCTTTGAATTTTATAAACATTGTATTGTTTTCCCAACCGACTGCATTCATTCGACTAGATGAAACAGGTTTTAAATTCATAAAAGCACCCCCTTTCAACAATATTTTACCATAAATATGAATAAAAAGAAAAAGGAGGAATGAAAATGGTTTTGAAGTTTCTAAGTTGGTTAAAGGAAAATGTAACAGAGGAGCAATTCAAAGATATTCTAAAAGCAACAGATCAAGATATTAAATTCAATCGTATCAGCTTTGGTAAAAGGACAAGTCCAATCACTTATATAAATATTTGCATAATGTGTGCTTGCGTGATATTGAGGTATCAGCATGGGTAGGATAGAAGCAATTGCATATATTGCAGATAATCAAGCTAAAGCAAAAGGAATTCTAAAAAGAGTTGAAAAATCGAGGATAAAAGTATTACCTTTGGAGAAATTCTGCAGGAAGAGATAGACAAGTATAAAAAAGAAGCTACCAAGGACACCGACCAAAGTAGTCCAAGATAGCAACGTTAAATAATCAATTAAATTATAACACATGATTGGAGGAAATCAAATTGAAGCAATTAAATATAATCGAGGCTATGAAAATGCCTATAGGGACAGAGTTTGAAGTTAACTATGATAATAAAGGTAGAGCAATTAGTAATATGATTTTAAAAGAAAATGACAGCGACAAATATTTAGATTGGATTAATGGACCTCCCCTAAAAGTATTTGATTTTCTATTTAGCAATATAAAATTTATTCCAATTCAAAAGCCAGTAAGCTTTATGGAAGTAGTTAACTCTAATAAACGATGTAAAGTTGAACATGAGTATGTTAAAGAAATAAGGAGATTAAGTGATCTTTGTTTTGTATATAAACTTGAATTTAAAAAGGGTGAATACATGCCATTAAATTATCTCATGTATGCATTGGGTTATCATTGTTCACAAGAAGATATTCAAGAAATAATTAAGAATGGTATTTGGTACCTAGAGGAATAGTTAAAATACAATAAATTAAAGACTATCTAGAAAATGAAGGGAGGATTTCAAGTGTTAGTTAAATGTGGAGCTAAAACATGCGTTAACTATAATGAGGGCATGTGTAAGGCAGAAGCAATAGAAATTAAAAACTTTACCTGGTATTCAGAAGAGCAAAAGGAAGAATTGGATGAAATGAAATGTGATACTTATGAGTATTATTCAGACTGGATGTACAGGAAATAAATTAAGGAGGAAATTTTATGGCAGAAACAATCAAAAATATATATTCAAAAATGTCAGAAGCTAGAGGGAAATTACAAGAGGTCGAGTTTAAAAAGAGTGCTTACAATTCATTTAGCAAATACTATTACTTTGATTTAAGCGACATTTTACCACCAATAATGAAAATATGTGATGAATTTAAGCTGACTCCAATTTTTAATATGACTAAAGAGGTTGCGACTCTAAGAATTACAAACGCTGAAAATACAAAAGAAGAAATATTATGTACAATGCCAGTTGGAATATCACCATTGAAGGGTTGTAATGATATGCAAAGCATAGGTGGAGCACAAACATTTGCTCAAAAATATTTATATTCAAGTGCATTTGGAATATCTGAAACTGATGCAACAGATAAGCAAGATAATGAAGAAGGAGCTCTTGAACCTATCAGTAATGTACAAGTAAAAGTTATTGAAAGTTTATTAAAAGAAACTGGATCAGATAGAATGGCTTTTCTTGCATATGCAAGAGTTAAAGATGTAAAAGAAATAGTTAATAGAGATTTACCTAGTATTATGAATATGCTTGATAAGAAAAAAGAAGAGGTTGAAGCTAAGAAGCATGGAGGAAAAGAGAGTGGAAAATAATAAGATTCAAGAAAATAAAGATAAATTTCTAGTACTTTTAAAAAGTATACAAAGACCTGGAATTGATAAGCTTGTTGACTGGTTAGAAAGTAAAAGTGATTTCTTTACTGCGCCAGCTTCAACAATGTTCCATGGAAATTATGAAGGTGCTCTTTGTGAACACAGCATAAATGTTTATGAATTATTCAGTGAAAAAAATAAAAGATATGATCTTGGTTTAAGCGAAGATTCAGTAAAAATAATGGGATTGCTTCATGATATATGCAAAGTTAATTTTTATAAACTTTCAAGTAGAAACAAGAAAATTGATGGTCAATGGAGAGCAATACCTTGGTATGACGTTGAAGACGAATTCCCTATTGGACATGGTGAAAAGTCAGTAATAATTCTAATGAGTTATATTGGATTAACTAATGAAGAAAAAATGGCTATAAGGTGGCATATGGGGGGATATGAACCAGAATCAAATTATAGAACTTTAAGTGTTGCATGGGATAAATATAAAAGTGGTGCTTGCCTTCATACAGCAGATTTAGAAGCTTCAAATCTATTAGAAATAAAAATTGATTACGAAAAATCTTTTAAACAAACCAAAATGAATATATAGAAGGTGATCAAATGATTAAGGTTAAAGATGTTGCCAAAACAATGACACTTAAAGATTTTCAAAAAAGATTTACTCAAGAAAATCAAGGAATTAAGGACAACCTTACGAGAAAAATTTATTTTTGTATATATGATTTTGGCTTCAAAGTAAGCCAAGAAGATTGTTTGGAAGTAAGAGATTGCAAAGAATGCATGAATGAGGCTATTGAATACTTAAAATTTAGAAATAATTCTAGGGAGAATAAAAAATATGAACAAAGTAGTTTTGATAGGTAGATTAACAAAGGATCCTGAGCTAAGATACACACCAGGAAATGGAGCAGCAGTTACAACAATAACATTAGCAGTAGATAAGTATAATACTAAAACAGGACAAAAAGAAGCTGACTTTGTACCAGTAGTTATATGGGGTAAGCAAGCAGAGAGTACAGCACAATACATGACAAAGGGTAGTCAAATGGCTATAAGTGGTAGGATTCAAACCAGGACCTATGATGCTAATGATGGTAGCAAAAGATATGTAACTGAAGTTGTAGCAACTGAGACTCAATTCTTAAGCAAAGGAAACCAATCAAGTAATGCGAGTAACAGTAATGAATATTCTATGCCAGCAAATGATCCATTTAGTGGTGGGAATTTTGAAGAAGATATAACTCCTGTAGATGATGGAGATATGCCATTTTAGTGAGGTGATTAATTATGCGGAATTTAAAAGAAATAGTTTTTAATTTTCTTAGAAATAATCAAGAGGCATTGCTTTCTAGGGAAAATAATAAGTATGCTAAAAAGTTAGGAATTGCAAAAACCACATATAAAAATTACAAATATGAGTTTATTGCAATGAAAAATAACACTGAGTTAGCAAAAGCCAAGGCTAAGGAGAATAAAGAGAAGCAAGAAACAATTTTTTATAAGGGAAGATTGAGACAAAAGTTTGTTTTTGATACTAGTAAATTGTCAGCATTTTAAAATGTAAGAATAAGAGCATTTAACAACGTTGTTATTTGCACTTATTTTCAATAGATAATCAAGTGAGAAGGTGAAAAGATGGAATATATAAGTGCAAAGGAATTTTTAAAGCAACCTAAGGAAGTTCAAAAGGTATTTATTGATTGGTGGAAATGTGATACAGGAGATTTATTTACATTTGATGGTGTAGACGATAGAGATTTAAATATTTTGCAAACTATAGGTAGCGAAAACCAAGCAACAATGACAAAGGCCAATAAGGACGAAAGCAGAATTCCACTTTTTGTGGAAGGACAGTTAAGGAAATTTATCGAGGATAGAGCAGGAAGTAAACTTGCAATAATAGAGTTTGATTATGATCACTATAATATAGTTCTTAGAAGTAATAACAAGGCTTATATAACAGAAGAATATGACTTACTCCAAGCCCATTGGAAAGTGGCTTTAGAAATAGCAAAAGAGAAGGTGCAAGTATGGAAGGAATAAAGCTTAGGTTTTCAGATACAGAAATTAAAAAGCTATTAAAAGAAAACTTTAAAATTTTATACGATACTCGTGAACAAGTAAATGACCATATATTGTATTGGTTTGATTCTAAGAAAATTCCATATAAGTGTCAGAAGATAGATGAGGGAGATTACACAGCAATTATTACAGCTAGACCTGATATGGGCATTCATAGAGATTTATATTTTAAGGTTGGAGTTGAAAGAAAAAATAGTGTTGATGAATTAGCAAGTAACTTAGCAGAAAAAACAGATACAAGGGATGATATAAGACTTGAAAGAGAACTTATAAGAGCAAAAGCCAAAGGAATAAAAATATTTTTAATAATAGAAGATCCTAATGGATTAGAAAATATTATTAATGGAGATTACAGAAGCCAATATGGGAGCAATGCTTTTGTAGGAAAGCTTACTAGTATACAGGATAAATACATTCAAGATACCATTTTTACATCAAATCTTAAAACAGGATATCACATATATAGAAAACTATATTATGCGGTTAGAAACTATTTAAAGGAAGGCGAGGTTGATTTAGTTGTTGGAGAAGATTGAAAAAGATGAAGCAATAGTAATTTGCAAAAAGGCAATAGATAATTGGGGAACTGCACTTCAAAAGATAGTTGCAATGGAAGAATTGGCAGAGTTAATTTCTGCGCTAAGTTCAGCGTTGAAGAATCAACATAATAATATCGAAGAAGAAGCAGCTGATGTTGAGATAATGTGTATACAGCTTAGGTTAATGTATGGGAATCAAAAAGTTAATGAAGCTCATGAAGAAATTAATGAATTTAGTAATTTTGGACTAATAGAATCAACAATTAAAAGATGTTCGTTACTCCAACAAAGTATATCAAAGTCATTAAGGGATATACAGAATAATTCTATTTATAAAAATATAGCTTTAGTTGAAAATTCATGTAGAGCTATGAGAAAGAAGTTTAATGGAGATGAAATTGAAGAAATTAAGCAAGTAAAGCTAAAAAAACTTAAGGGAGTTGTTTGGTAGTGAGGGATTATCTTAACAGTAGTGAATCTTTACAACTTGTAGCATTTCTTAAAACAATTGAAACATCAAAGGAATTTATAAATGGGAAATTAATGACTAATGAAGAAAAAACGAATCTCAAAAAGGCTATGACTTGGCTAGATAAATCTATTAGCAGTGTAACTACTAGACTTAATGAAAAAGCCAAAAAAGCCTTTGATAAATCAAAAAGTGGAGTATCCTTTTATCTTGGTTCAAACATAGAGATAGAAGTTTATAGGAAAAGAAGATCAGCAGATATTGATGCAGCTTATGAAGAAAATAAGGAATACTTCAAACTCATTGAACTGATTATGCATTACAATTGTCAAAATTGTAAAATGGACTGTCATGAATGTTTATTTTATAGTGAATTTGAAAAAAACTATATCCCAGAATTTACTGGCAAAGAACCAAATTGTAAATATGCCTATAGGACCATTGATCTTAAGGGGAATTCAAAAGAAAAAAAGTAAGAGGTAATTATGAGTGATCAATTATTAATACTTAAAAATAAATACAATCAAACTCTTGATAGAAATAAGAAGGCTGAAGAATATTTTCAAGAACATACGGTTGAGGAATGTCTTAATAAGAAATTTAAAAGTGGTACCGCTTTGGATGTCTTCAATGAAGTCACTAAAGAGTTAAGTAATTTAATAATCCAAATAGAAAGTACCATGGGAAATAAAATGACACATTATGAAAAAATAAATGGTTTTAAACTGTAGGGGGTGAGAAAAGTTTGACTGAATTAGAAGATATAGATTTAAGAGAATGGATTGAAAAGGAGACAGGACAGAAATTCAATAGAGAAAATAAAATTTGTTGCCCATTTCATAATGAAAAAACGCCTTCATTTGGGATCAAGTTTTATCCAGATGATAATAAATGGAGATATAAGTGTTTTGGAGGCTGTGATGCTCATGGTGATGTTATTGATTTTATACAAAAATATAAGAATCTTGATTATAAGAAAGCCAGAGAATATCTAGGTGTGGCAGTTGAAAAAACTCCAAGAGAATTACAATTTGAAAAAATATTAAAGCGTATAGATTGGGATGTAATAAACACAGAATTCAAACAAGGATACAAGCTTTTAGGATTATTTGAGTTTGTAAATGGACACAATGAAGTAATTTATTACAAAGCAAAGTTTTTAAAGCCAGATGGCAAAAAAGCAGCTTCATATTATCGCTTTGAAGGTGACAAAATTATAAACAAAAGAGAAGGTATTGAAGAAGTTCCTTACAATTTATATAACGTCCTTATAGGCCTAGCAGATAAAGTAATAATTGTTGTTGAGGGCGAAAAAGATGCCAACAATATAAATGCTCTTTTAAGAGGCACAAATTACGTAGCTACATCTATAAAGGGATGTACAAATTTAGATATATTAAAAAATGGATTCAAGCCGAGAATTTATGCTTTAGGAGATACAGGTGTGGCTGGAGAAAAATATAAATGGCATGTCCATAAAGAATTTTTTAGTATTGCTACAGAATTTAAATTTGTAAATCTTCCAGGAATTAAATCTTTAGGTGACAACAAAGATGTTACCGATTGGTTAAATTCAGGGCATTCAAAACAAGATTTATTAAATGCCTTTAAGAGAAGTTTAGATTTAAAAAATGAAAATGAATTACAACAGGACCCTATTGGTGTGTATAAGATTATTTATGATAAAAAAGCCAAGGAAGATAAAAGAATAAATTTGACCGATTTCATGTTATTAGAAGCTGATAAGGTGTTAAATGTGGACGATGATATGGAATTTATAAGATTAAAGCTTAAATCTCGGAACGATGGAAAGATTTATGAAAAGGTAAAAGAGAGCACAGTATTTAATGATCTTAGAACATTTAGAAATATGTTAGGTATGGATTTAAGTTTTGATGGGAATATGAATGATTTAGTTAAGTTCAAAATGTGGATTACACAATATTTTGCAATAGAAACTAAAGAAGTATATACAGGCACTAAATTTATAATGAAGAATGATAAATTAACCTTTATATGCGCAGATGGTTCAATAAGTGAAAATAAAACCGATTTTAGCATTACAGCAGATGAAACTAATGTTTTCGTTGTTAGTAAGGAAAAATTGAAAACTGATGAATTATTAGAAATAAAAAACAATATTTTTAAATTCACAAGTACTGAGAAAAGCATTAGTATCATTGGCACTACAATAAATAATTTGGCAGTCTATCAAAATATATCACTCAATTTGAATTTACATCATCTTCTCATGGTGGGCGAAGCAGAAACAGGTAAGTCCACTATATTAGAAAAAATTATAGCACCAATTCTCAATTATCCAATAAAAGGAGATAAAAACGAAAAGTTTTCATTTACAACAGCAAAGCAATTTAGTCTACCTAAAAGTTTATCTATGGGAAATTATCCATTGTTATGCGATGAATTTGCACCAACAACATGGAACCCTAATAAAATCGCTGATATGGTTAATCCCTTGAAAGATGCTTATGATAGAGCTCCAATGATAAGAGGGGACAAGAATTTTAAACTTAAAAAATTTGTATCACTGAGACCAATCATAATCGCTGGTGAGGAAAATTATCCTGGTCAGAGCAAAGCTTTAATAACTCGTAGTTGTATTGTATATTTATCCAAATATGAACGAACTGAAAAAAGTACAGAATCTACATTTTGGCTAATAAACCATCAGGATTTACTTAATAG
The window above is part of the Clostridium saccharoperbutylacetonicum N1-4(HMT) genome. Proteins encoded here:
- a CDS encoding tyrosine-type recombinase/integrase: MANKTNYTMNGKEYFRISASFGRDSNGKLIRKFFYGKNEKEAKQKLEEYKRSVDNGLVVDKKLFLYPIMHEWLFEIVSNNIKASTLDRYEDLFRNYIKPAPFAYKVIKDIQAIDIQKYYNELYKSGKSYSRINRVNKILKYFLNFAINEGYTLRNPCLKVTIPGSKEVIKNEVETFSNEELTKILNSNEEYLIKSISIIAFSTGMRVGEILGLSENDIDIENNRININQIVACYTEIDGDTRKKVKVLQTPKTKNSIRSIPLPNSIISILAAAKTEKLKNKLKAGSSYNKKYDDLYFLTENGNLLYPTNITKSWKAFLNRLDIPYKKFHALRHTYATMQFEARTPLKTVSKLLGHSKVDITANTYTHVLKKEEEKAIDIISVLKMC
- a CDS encoding helix-turn-helix domain-containing protein, with protein sequence MLGDKIKKLRKQKGLTQQELSEIIGISRSTIGMVEKNLQGTGNETLKKLADFFDVTIDYLLSENENNDSIKLEADEAHHSNINGIKLNKKDMRDIEKTVEATISELEKQDSLMLSGNPVDDADWELIKSAIRNGIEYAKRINKDKYASIKHKK
- a CDS encoding helix-turn-helix domain-containing protein, translated to MKITPIRLRRLNLGIEAKDAIDSLRITQSTFYKLEQGWTSPSPQLIKRIADTYKCTTDEIFKDLNIIG
- a CDS encoding excisionase, with the translated sequence MEEILIEILETLKSERPKKITFTIAEAANYSGIGQVKIRELINKPNTDFPFFKVGARALIDKAALDNWMEKITQEHRGL
- a CDS encoding excisionase family DNA-binding protein; translation: MEELLKQILERIKDNSRATMTVVECAQYIKVNKDKIRELINKPNSDFPYFKNGSKVIINKSQLDSWLDKISREHRNL
- a CDS encoding ORF6N domain-containing protein, translated to MSKLIPLEFKQQRIMTTKVLAEEFGTEDKIIQQNYKRNEERFTEGKHYYRLTGDELKEFKANLHLEGNLKFASELILWTDRGAARHAKILDTDEAWEVYEALEENYFNPKEEKPTCIEDVLISSLQEMKALKGEVQAVRVGIQETKDKIEGIKEVVSLNSTDWKKDSKNLIVKIAHKIGGNQFINDVYKEIYTNLEKRAGCQLEIRLTNKRRRMAEEGVCKSKRDKLSKLDVIGEDKKVLECFLAITKEIAIKYGV
- a CDS encoding KTSC domain-containing protein, whose product is MNLKPVSSSRMNAVGWENNTMFIKFKDGSVYAYMNVSESHYIDFINSPSLGSALARFDKIHPYHRV
- a CDS encoding DUF1540 domain-containing protein, producing the protein MLVKCGAKTCVNYNEGMCKAEAIEIKNFTWYSEEQKEELDEMKCDTYEYYSDWMYRK
- a CDS encoding ERF family protein is translated as MAETIKNIYSKMSEARGKLQEVEFKKSAYNSFSKYYYFDLSDILPPIMKICDEFKLTPIFNMTKEVATLRITNAENTKEEILCTMPVGISPLKGCNDMQSIGGAQTFAQKYLYSSAFGISETDATDKQDNEEGALEPISNVQVKVIESLLKETGSDRMAFLAYARVKDVKEIVNRDLPSIMNMLDKKKEEVEAKKHGGKESGK
- a CDS encoding HD domain-containing protein — encoded protein: MENNKIQENKDKFLVLLKSIQRPGIDKLVDWLESKSDFFTAPASTMFHGNYEGALCEHSINVYELFSEKNKRYDLGLSEDSVKIMGLLHDICKVNFYKLSSRNKKIDGQWRAIPWYDVEDEFPIGHGEKSVIILMSYIGLTNEEKMAIRWHMGGYEPESNYRTLSVAWDKYKSGACLHTADLEASNLLEIKIDYEKSFKQTKMNI
- a CDS encoding single-stranded DNA-binding protein, with protein sequence MNKVVLIGRLTKDPELRYTPGNGAAVTTITLAVDKYNTKTGQKEADFVPVVIWGKQAESTAQYMTKGSQMAISGRIQTRTYDANDGSKRYVTEVVATETQFLSKGNQSSNASNSNEYSMPANDPFSGGNFEEDITPVDDGDMPF